CAGCCACGGCTTGGCGATAGGGAGGGTCATGACTGACATCCTCTCATTTCGGCAGTGGGTGGTGGTGTGAGGAACGGTGCGCGCCCCCACATGGTGCACAGCCGGTCCGGACATGCTGGTAGCGTCGGCTGGGAAATGCAGTTATTGGGGGAGTATGGAAACGAAAATTAAAAGGCCTTCAGCGGGCCCGCGAGTTGCCTTAATAGTGGTCTCGCTGATCGGTGCCATTGTTTCCGTGCCCGCTGCTGCATTCCTCGGGTTTGCGCTGGGATTCTACCCATCGCGGATGGAATGCACCCAGGACACTTTGGGATCCGGATGCTATGAAGGCGAACTCCTGATGGCGGTGCTGGCGTTCGGCGTCTTTTTTCTTCCGTTCTTCTTGCCGTCGCTCTTGATGTCGCAAAGCGCACACGGCGGCCCCCGCCGGCTGTCATTCTGGTGGCCTCTCATAGTATTGTGCGCCGTCCCGCTGGCCGTGGTGGTGGTGGCAGCTCTTTCGGCGCTAGCGGATCCAAATGCTTATTTCTGATATCCCAATACCGTCAGCTTTTTGTCAAGTCACACGAATGGCCGGCAGCCCAAAATTCCTCGCTTAGGCTTAGCAAATCATCCCTCGCAGAGGTTCTGTGGGGAGTTACCGAAATGGAGCAGGGATGGGTACTTTTCGGCGCGTCATTTTGCCGGTTGCCTGGTTGTTGGTCTTCGCGATTATCGCGGTGGCTTTGGTCAAAATCGCCTTTGTCGATGGTCTTGAAGCGACAGGATCCGAGCCGGCGCCGTTGGCCCAAGTGGATATCCCGGTGGTCCCCGCCACCCGCGCCACCGTTACCAACACCGTGGAGATCAAGGGCACCGTCCAGAGCGACGCCGCCGATACCGTCCGCAGCACTTCCGCGGGCAAGGTCATCAAATTCTTTGTTGAAGAAGGCGGAACCGTAGCCGAGGGTCAAGCCTTGTTCCAGGTCAAAGCTGAGCGACCTGTCACCACCACGCAGACTTCCAAGGACGGCACACCAACTACGCCCAAGCCTGTGTACGACTACTTCGACATCCTCGCTCCCAGCGCCGGCACCCTGCAGCAGCTCACAACGCTCATCGACCAGCAGGTCACCGTCGGCGAGGCAGTGGGCAAGATCGATCCCGGAACCTAAACGGTGGCCGGCTCAGTGACGGCGGCCCAGCAGTACCGTCTGCTGGGCAAGCCCGGCCCCGCGGAGATTGCGTTGGTGGGTGGCCCGGCACCGTTCCAGTGCGCCGAAGTGACGCTTAAGAACAACGCGTCCGACGACGGCGGCAGCGCCTCAGGCGGCTTGGCCGCCACCGGCGGAGGTGCCGGCATGGGCGTGGGCGCAGCGATCGCGGGACCCGGGGCCGGCGGGGGCCAGCCGGAAGAAGGCGGAACTCCCACGGGTACGCTGAGTTGCGCGATCCCTGCAGGCCAGCAGGTCTTTGCAGGTCTCGGGGCCACCATGACGGTCAGCGCAGGAGTGGCCCCTGATGTGGTGACGGTTCCTTTGACCTCGGTGAAGGGAAGCGTCAAGGACGGGATCGTCTGGATTGCCGGACCGGGCGGGGCAGGGGCGGCTCCTGAGCAGCGCACCGTCCAGTTGGGCCTCAACGATGGCTCCGTGGTTGAAGTGACCTCCGGGTTGGCCGAAGGCGAACAGGTCCTGGAGTTCGTTCCCGGTGCACCGGCCGCCCCGAACCCCATGATGGGGCCGGGCCAGATCGCTTACGCCCCGGCAGGCTAGGGTCATGGAAGACTCACGCGAGGAACCGAAAAAGGAAACGCTGGTCAGCCTCCGCTCGGTGACCCGTTCCGTCACGCTTCCCGATGACCAGCAGTTGCACATCCTCAAAGGCATCGACCTTGAGGTGTACAGTGGCGATCACACGGCGATCGTGGGCCGTTCGGGTTGCGGCAAGTCCACGCTCCTGAATTTGCTGGGCTTGCTGGATGTCCCGACATCGGGCGAGCTGGAATTCCTCGGCCAACCCGCGGACCGGCTGGGCAACAATGCCCGTGCCCGCTTGCGTGGTTCCACCGTGGGTTTCGTTTTCCAGCAGTTCAACTTGTTGCCCGGACGCAGCGCCTTGGACAACGTGATCACCCCGTTGTTCTATGCCAAGGGCAAGGAGTTCCGGCGC
Above is a genomic segment from Arthrobacter sp. YN containing:
- a CDS encoding ABC transporter ATP-binding protein, whose product is MEDSREEPKKETLVSLRSVTRSVTLPDDQQLHILKGIDLEVYSGDHTAIVGRSGCGKSTLLNLLGLLDVPTSGELEFLGQPADRLGNNARARLRGSTVGFVFQQFNLLPGRSALDNVITPLFYAKGKEFRRRREIAMNMLDRVGLAARATTMPNMLSGGEQQRVAIARALVRRPRLILADEPTGALDVETGQSVMALLDTVATETAAALVTITHDTNVAALARACYRLDSGVLSPLSVPAAAGVSV